In Juglans microcarpa x Juglans regia isolate MS1-56 chromosome 1S, Jm3101_v1.0, whole genome shotgun sequence, the genomic stretch CTCCCTCCATAGTAATTCCTTTTATCCGCTACACCTCTGCCTCCTCAACTCCTCCGTTTTAAACCTCACAGGTACATTTGGATTATATTGTGTATGTTTTTCGCCGCTTTTGAGGCCTGTTCCTTACGTCAATCAAATCATGCTGATGAAAATTTCATCAAGTCGATTAGTCACTCCGCTTTCTTATGTTGTTTGCATTTTTTTGCGGTCGGATCTATCTCGCATTGTTTTGCATGTATGAACTTGCAGGGTTAATCACAATCTGAGCCGATTTGCATTAAAATCTGATTCTAGTcattaaaataagttaatatttgCTGGCTATAATTCATCAACTTAAAAGTCGATGAATTGGTTTTGCAGGAGCACGTGTGTATTGGTAGCTTGTGTGAATATTTGAAGTTTATTTGAGGATTGGGATAGATGCTTCTTTAACGTTTTTGTGAATTGGTTCCCTGTTCACATGGGTTTGACATATTACTAgcaatacaataaaatatttggcCTTCTTGAAACTTGGTCCGCGCTGATGGTATTATAGTCGATCACATGATGTATGTAGAAGGAGATGATCACATAAAGCTATTAAATTGCTGGGTTTTATTTTTCGTTTCATATGATGTATATTATcattcatttttcctttttttttttgttttttttttttggggggggggggggggggggggggggggggggggggggggggggggggggggtgtttttTAGTACAACTCAAAAAAACTGAATTTTGTGCTCAAGTTATTTTTTGTTGGGTTTCTGTATAtgtttattaatttcaattcaatgtTTGATTATCTGTTTTCTGTTCATGGGTCCTGAAAAGCTACAGGATAAACTGTATAGGTTTTGTTCAAGAAGGAATTGGGGTTTGTTGATGGGTGCTCCTAAGCAAAAGTGGAcagcagaagaagaagcagctCTTAAAGCAGGAGTCATTAAACACGGGGCAGGCAAATGGCGGACGATACTAACAGACCCAGAGTTCAGTGGCATCTTACATTTACGTTCAAATGTGGATCTCAAGGTATCTATTTTAGACCTTCAGACAGTACTCTCAACTATTATGGAAGAAAGTGTAATTTACACTTTCAGCTATGAAGCTCTAGTACTGGTTCCAATGGACAGTGCTTCTGTTTGTTGCATCTGCAAATTAGGAGCTCTGTCCTAGGCTCAGTTGTAAATCTCTAATTATGTGTTATGATGTATTAGTTTTGACTATCATATATTCTGGATAGGATAAATGGAGAAATATAAATGTGACGGCGATATGGGGCTCCAGGCAGAAGGCCAAACTTGCACTTAAAAGGGATCTACCAATCCCCAAGCTTGATGATAACCCTAAGTCTCTGAGCACTATACCTCAGAATGATGTTGAAACTGTTGATGCTAAGCCTCTTGCAATTTCTAGAGGAACATTGCAGGCTGCTGATTCAAAGGAACCATTTGCAAGGTTACACCTCTTCTGACTATCATATTGCAGTTATTATCCCTGTAAAACTTGTATACTCGTGATCGGTGACCTATACTTGAGTAATTCTCATTCGTAAATTAGCTGATCTAAAGTTCATATGGTAGTCAATTCCTACTCAGATGTTTATGATGTTACTATAGACATGTTTTTTTACTTATAGAAAAATGATGTTACTATAATTTTGGAAGACTATAAAACCTAGTAATACAAGACAATAGGCAGACAAAAAATATTGGGTGCTTTTAAATTATGCCGATCTATATATTTATGGCATGGAATCTTCCTGAAGTGTAGACAAGTGATGATGGGAATGTCTCATTTCAATTATACATCCAGTTACTGGGATGAAGAGTGTAACTGGATGTAGAATTGGAGACATCTGCTgtaactacaaatatcatttgttTCATTAGTATCTCACACCCATATATGACACGGAAAGGAGTTAGGACCTTGCCCGTGGCAGGTCTGAGGCTTTGAGAAATGAGGACAGTTGTGTCAGATCCTTGATGGCCTTTGTAAAAGTCATAGTCAGGAATTTTGTGAACTCACATCCTGCAAAGATTTCATCAAATGTAGTATGTTTCATCAGAGGGTCCGATGGCTGATGTGATCTCTTAGTTGGGATGTTCTTGTGCTAGTTGTTGGGAGTAAGATTGAATCAATCAAATAAAAGTTGTTGGGAGCAAGATCTCTTGCTCAATTCTTTAGTTTTCTGTATTGtattaaaatgtaaataaattatttataagtaagataattttataaataaataaggcactataccaagtacactggaagtatacatttttttaaagtacacCGGAAGTATACATTAAATGCATCTAGTTGGATAGATTAAAAAGGTCATAATAGTACAAAAACCTATAGCTAGAAAAATCTAAGTTGGCTGAGGTCCAGAGATACAAAGATAGAAAATTAACAATCATTAAGATCCTCCATATTCTTGTCACAAATTTGAAACTTCAATTATTCATCTCTATCCAAATACACAACATTAGGCATTAGGCAAATTGGTATTATTATCGACAAATCACTGCCAGGCTGCCAAATTGACCTTTACATTGAAAAAGATCCACCACCAGTCGAGGCATGACCCAACTTAATCCGAAGAGGCTAAAAGCAGCATGCCAAAGAGCCCTAGCTACCTCACAGTTAAGTAACAAGTAATCCGCCATTTCCCAATCCTCTTACATGTGCAGCATCAATTTATCATTCTAGTCTGTCACTTCCTTAAGTTATCTTGTATGTGATTTTTACCTCAAGTGGCCACCCTAGCAAAGACTACCACTCTCTGAGTAAGATCTTTTATCAAATGAGACCGTTTGTGGAAAATAACACGATAAAATGATTTCACTTCACACACTGGCTCTTGGAAGAGGCCCACAACAGTGAAGTTAATTGGTTGATAAATTGATTTCACTTTTAAACATAGTCTCTAAGCTGCATATTGTATAACGCTGGGAAAATTTGTTGCATGACTTTTTGGTTGATTCTGTCCCCTACGTGTGGAAATAGGCACTGCAGTCAATCAATATTGCTTATATATAACAGCTAAAATGGgggttttataatttataaacctTCCAGAAATATAGGAATATTTGTACTGTTAACCATGATATCCTGTTTTTCTTGGCATCATTAATTTCTTCTGTTGGAACCTCCTTTCCCTGGTTGTAGGTTGGATAAGCTTATATTAGAGGCTATTACCAATTTGAAGGAGCCAAGGGGTTCTGATAGGGCTGCAATTGCTTTGTACATAGAGGTATTTTCACTTGCTTGTCTTTTGGCTTGGACTTCATCTAACTATCATGCTTGCAGAAACCAATTCTAAAAGTAGTCAAACTTCTTGACTTTTAGTGCTTGTAAGCTGTAAAGAGTATTCGTTTTTTCCCTTGAGCAGAACTCGTTTCCTACCCTCACTTCTTTCAAATAAATTGGTTTTGCCTTAGATAAAGTGCACTTGCAAATGACTTCCTTTCAAGCATGATCTTTTGACAGAACAGAAACGatgtaataaattttttttttttttttataagaagatattttattgattttgaaataggcatagcccaagtacactggaagtatacatgtgattacacctaGTTAGGAATTAGAAACGGATACaatgaaatcatgaaagttTAGATCATTAGATCATTAAAGTCTATaacaatggcccacataaataaagtcttccagaaaaaaaactcttaaactCTTCCAAAGAGTGCTCTCGATCCTCAAAATTTCGGtcattcctttccctccaaattCACTAAAGTAGACACATGGGAGCAATCTTCCACTCAACTGCAATTTGGGGCATCCCCTTGATCCCTTTCCAACTAGCTAGTAGGTCAACCACCCTCCCCGGCATAACACATGCTAATCCCATTTTGCTGAAAAAGTAATTCCATGAGGCCCTTGcaaactcacaatgtagaagtaaatgatccactGTTTCGCCACTATTTttgcacatgcagcaccaatcaATAAGGATAAACCCACGTTTCCTTAGGTTGTCAAGGGTCAGGATCTTCCCTAAGGATGCAGTCCAAACCAAAAAAACAGCCTTACGTGCTTTAcaccaaatgctcttccatgaAAAGTTATTACTAGCTTGAGTAGTGAGAATCTCATAGAAAGTGCACACAGAAAATTTCCTTTACTA encodes the following:
- the LOC121247850 gene encoding telomere repeat-binding factor 2-like gives rise to the protein MGAPKQKWTAEEEAALKAGVIKHGAGKWRTILTDPEFSGILHLRSNVDLKDKWRNINVTAIWGSRQKAKLALKRDLPIPKLDDNPKSLSTIPQNDVETVDAKPLAISRGTLQAADSKEPFARLDKLILEAITNLKEPRGSDRAAIALYIEERYWAPSNLRKLLSTKLKHMTANGRLIKIKHKYKMASSLTSGKRRSSSFLLLEERQKDSLEAEKREISILTKAQVDAELSEMKGMTAQEAAAAAAQAVAEAEAAIAEAEKAAREAEAAEAEAEAAQVFAKAAMKALKCGTLRA